Below is a genomic region from Virgibacillus dokdonensis.
AATACTTGCAAACAAGCAGCCAAAAGCAAGATTGCCCCTAAATTATTTGGCCCTTGCCTACCGGATTCTAAAGGCTTTCTTAACACAGCAAAATCTTCTTCTTGTAATTGATCTAATAATTTCATTTACATTTCCTCTCCCTTGTTTCTAGCTGAACCAATCTTTTAATTTATGAAAAGCACCTTTCGCTCTATCCATTAAAGACTTATCACTTTTACCTAATTTTTTATTCAATGCCCAGTTAAAAGCTATACCAAACCCAGCTCCAACTGCAGTTCCGACACCTGGAATTGGAATAAAGGCAGTCCCTGCAGCTGTAAAACCAGCTTGCACAGCTCCGCTTATTGCAGTTTCAACTGTTGTGTCTACAGCAGCTCTAGAATATGCTTCTTCTCTTGTTAAACCATCTGCTCTAGCATCGTTATAATTATTGTAATAGCTTAACCCTGCTCCAAGTGGTCCAAGCGCTTTTCCAGCAGTTCTTAAATGCCCATTCCCCAGTATATTTTTGGGATTTATACCACTTATATTGTCTTTTGCTCCATGAACTGTTGATTTTCCAACAGCTTTAAATTTATCCCAATTTGTTGCCTTGTCATTGTAAGCTCTCATTTCGGGATATTCTTTAATTATATTTCTCCCCTCAGGAGACCATACTTGCTTTCCTGTTTTCTTATCATAATAATTTAAAGGAGTTTTTGCTCTTCCTGATTTGCCACTTTGGTATAGTGAATATTTTGCATGTTTATTCGGTTTTATACCTAATTCTTTTAAAGCTGCTTCGCTTGCATTAATACGATAAGTTATCCTTCCGTTTTTTTCATATTTCGATACGCTTAACCCGTCATTTTCAGCTGCTCTAGCTATTGCTTTTGAAGAGGTATACCCAGATATTGAAGGGGCAAGATACGTACTGGTTAAACTACTTAGCTTTTTAAAGTTTTCGTCGTTTTTATAATCACTAAACCTTTCTACACCTGCAGATCCTTTAACGGAGTTCATTGTCTTTTCAATATGTTCTATTAAAGCCTTTGTTTGGGAATTGTGTGATTTTCCTTCATTGGTAAACGAATTAAAATTCTCTTCTAATTCAGTAATAGTCTCAACCACTTCTTTTTCATCCTGTACAATCGTATAAAAAGATGGAATACCTGCACTTGTAATGTCAGAAACATTGTGAATTGCTTTTTGAATACGATCATCTAAATCCCTCAACTTTTGATAATCTATATTTATTTTGATTTGTTGATCGTTTAAGTAGTCACTTTGAATGATCGCATTCTCATGAGAATCTACATTTGAATGAAATGCTTCTAAATGATCTTTTAGATTGTGATTCAAGTCGGTAAACAATTCAGTAAGTGCTTCAATAATTCCATGCTTATGGAAGCTATCGAAATAACCTTTAGCGTTCTTTGCTGCCTTTCCAGAGAAAGTATCCATTCCAATAATTTGTTCGATATTAGTTGATATTTCTTTCAAACTTGATTTAATATGAGTAGATACCTTTTGGAAGTCACTAGAAAACTCGATAACCTCTGATATATCCACTTTATTCCCCATCTAAACCCTCCTTTCGTTATAAATGTTCCATCAGTCACTAGTTATCTTAGACGTTCCCTTACTTAACTCTTCATCTTTTTCTTTCATACTTTCTCCTATATTTTTCAATGTGTCTATATCATTACTTAAAAGAGTTACGTATCTTTCCAGTATAGTCATTGCTTTAACCGCATTTTCCAAATCATTAGTAAACGGCGTAATATCCGTTTTATCAAAAGTCCAATTCTTATTAGTACTACTGTTTATATTGGAAACAGCAGCTTTTAACCTAGAAACATTCTCCCGAAAAACTTCTATGTTTATACCTACTTGCTCCCCCATTTAATCTACTCCCTTTCCTTTGCCCTTATTTGACTCTCCAGTGAATGGAGAGAGCTTTGCAGATTATTTAATCCTGCTGCATATGAAGCTTGATTGGCCTCATACCTTCTAATATCACTATCAATAGTCTCTTTTGCATCCATCGATTTAGATAAATATTGCTGAATACTATCTCTATATAAGCTATACTTATTATCATACGTATCTTTATTATTTCCTCTCCATCTTCTGCCATCTTTCTCTAACTGATCAATGGATTTTTTAGTTGTTCTTAAATGTGTAATATTAGTTTCCAATGTATTAGAAGCTTCCTGTAACCTGCTAACCTTATCTTGCAAAACTGATATTTCATTCCTTGCATTATTCATACCAAGTAACACAGTCCTTCTCTGCTCACGCAAAAGACTTAATGATGTGCTCATCCCTCACTCCCCCTTATTCAGGTATTTTCAATTTTGTATGCTGATGATCCATTGCTAAATAACATTCAAATGGGTTTGGATATTTTTCCTGTCTAATAAATGGTTGCTTGAATATATCCTGATCGCCAAGTCGCATACTCATCAATCCTACTATGGCTTGCGAACGTATATACTTAGCAACTTGTTCAAAGCTCAGTCCAATATAACTGTAATCCCCTATGAATATGAAATGGATGCCGGCCTTTTTGCCCTGTTCTATTAGAAGGGTTATTTCATCCACTTCTAATTGAGTACGATCACAAAAATCTTTTACATCGGCAATAAGAACAAGCCACCTAACATTCTCCCCCGTTGTCTGTTTAGTACGGATGTTAATTTCTGTCATAAGATCATTTTTCACAGAAATAACTCCTTCTTTTTCAGATATATATGCATGTAGGCTTTTTCCAATATCGGACAGTTGTTGTTCTGCCGTATCAATTAACATCGTTTGATAAAAACCAGAAAGAAGAGACACATTTTTTGCTAATGATTGACGTAATCTATCTAAACCATCTTGCCGGTCACTTACAACAGTTAAATGACCATGTTGGATTGGATCAAAAGCAAGTGGTTGTACTTCCTCAAATTCCAATCCTAGGGGGACTTGCATTCCCTTTACAAGCTGTTTCGTCTTTCTATTGTTTTTAAACTTCTCAAAGTCAACCACTCCTTCAGGCATCATCGGAATTTCCTCTGGTAATTCACCATCCCAGAATGCTTCCATTTCTTTTGCAGTTGCTTGAATCGCATCAATAATTGCTAATGTCTCTTCACCTTCTGCAGGAAGCATGGTTTGGAATAATGCTGGTTCGTCCAGCTTAATCATCCCTCTTCCTGGTATTTCTTCAATTTCAATCTCTGTCCTACCGACAATTCCACGAGCCTCGGTTTCTTCAATTAAATAAAGTGGAATTTGAGTTTTAATATTCGACAATAACGGCATGCGCATGGCACTTTGTCGTCCGGCACTAATGGCTAGATGAATGCCAATACTTGCACCCTCTCTAGCAATTTGCGTAATTAGCTTTTCGAACTCATCAGAGAATGCTGCATCACGGACAGAATCATAGTTATCAATAACAATTAATTGATTTTCCACTATATCTCCGCTCGCTTTTTCATACATATCCATACTTGCAACGCCATAATTGCTTAACTTCTGTTTCCGTTCCTTGATTTTACTGCTCATAAGACGGATGAATTTAGCTACTTTCTCTTCCTCATCCAGTAGCATCGTATCCGCAACATGTGGTAACGTTTTTAACGGTAATAAACCATTGGTACCAAAATCTAGTAAGTACACATGTAAATGTTCGGGATGGTGCTGATGCACAAGATTCATAGTAACTGTTTGCAAGAACGTTGATTTTCCGTAGCCCGGGCTGGAAAAAACAGCAATATGTCCATGCTTCGTTAAATCAAGCGTAAGTGGCGATTGCGATTGCAATTCTGGCTGGTCTAGTAAACCTAATGTAACAACTAGCGATTTCTTGCTTTCCTCTTGCCACACTTCTTTAAAATGAACATCATGTATTTCCTTTGGCAATATTCGTTCTGGTAACGGCGGAAGCCATGGTCTTGGAAGAGGATCAATTTGGCATTTTTCTGTGTAAGTAGCAATGTAATCAATCACCGCTTCCAATTCAGTTGGTTTTTTCTCCACATCTTGTTTATTGGCCAATCCACTTAAATCCTCGGTAAGAATATCATATTGACCTAAGTCATTAATCGCATAAACCGTTGTATCTATAAATTCATGATCTTCTTTATCTGGCACGTAATCTGCGCCACTCCACGCACTTTGAAACAGTTCATAGATTTCATTGTTCCCAACTTGCAAGTACGCCCGTCCTGGTAACGTAATCTCCGCTGCATCAGGTGTTTTCAATATTTCATTCGAATCACTCGCATTTTGTACTTTGAGCGCCAATTTAAATTTTGAGTTCGACCAAATTTGGTCATCGACAACTCCACTTGGCTTTTGTGTTGCAAGGATAAGATGGATACCAAGAGAACGCCCAATTCTCGCAGTGGATACAAGCTCTTTCATAAAATCTGGCTGTTCGGATTTCAGTTCTGCAAATTCGTCCGAAATCAAAAACAAGTGTGGCATCGCTTCGCTTGCTTTACCTTGCTTGTAAAGCTTCTGATATTGATTAATATGATTGACATTATGCTCCCCAAATAGCCGTTGACGTTTTTGCAGCTCTGCTTTTATCGAAGCGAGCGCCCGCATTGATTGCGCTTTATCCAAATTCGTTATCGTTCCTAACAAATGTGGCATGTCATGAAATAAATTTGCCATTCCACCGCCCTTATAATCTATGAGTAAAAAGGCAACTTCATAAGGATGAAAATTGATCCCTAAAGACAAAATATAGGACTGAATAATTTCAGATTTCCCTGAACCAGTTGTACCAGCAACAAGACCATGTGGACCATGAGCCTTCTCATGTAAGTTTAATTGAACGATATCTTCTTTACCCCGAAGACCTAATGGAACGGCTAAACTTTTATACGTTTCATTCACCTTCCAACGATGTTCAATATTTAAATCCGTTACATTTTCCACATCATACATTTCTAGAAAAGTCACTTTTTCAGGTATAGAGTTTTTTAGATTTTGTAGATGATTGATCGGTGCCAAGGCACGGGTTATTTCTTCCTTATCAAACCCTTCCGGATAATGATCCAGATGGAATTTTTTATTCACTAATTCTCCTTCTTCTAATAAAATGTTTCCATGCTTTGCATCACGAATGTCGATAACCGTTTTCACATGTTCTGGAAGTGCCTGCATGACATCTTGCACAAATACTAAGGATACACCAATTTCACTTAGATCTTCATTGAAAAATTCCATAATAATATGATCTAATATCATCTTCTCATCTGTAATAAGTACGATATAATGGGGAGAAAAATAAAGCTTTTCATTTTTGTTCGTTTTCTCTTCTATGGTTTGTCTACGTTCTTTTAATAATTGGTACAAGGAATACAACACTTGATCACGAGAACGTTCGTGATATATAAACCCGCGCACGTTAACATCTCTTAAACTAGCATGTGGTAGCCAGCGCATCCAATCCCATTCTTGCTTTTCTTCTTCTGGAAAAATTGTAATAAATTGCACGTCGTGATAACTATGAAATAATGCAAGTTGTGTAACTAATAACTGCAACTGCTCTAACACAAGCGGACGATGACCGATATAGCCAACAGGTCCTTTGGTTAATGATGTAACAACGGGTACATTTTCAATTTCTTTATATTGAGATAAAAGCTCTCTTGCTTGATCTATAAGTTCATCCTTTTCTTGGGTAAATTCTTCATCATTAAAGTCAATTTTAAAGCTAGATGAAACCGTTCCTAAACCCGCACGAAAATGCAGGAAATCATGCTGATACATGGTTTTTTCATAAATTCTTGCCTCCATATTTCTAACCATATCTCTAATCGTTACGATATCAGGATAATGATAAAATAAAGCGTGGCGTTGCTCCTCACTTACTAAGTGCAGTTCTTTCGTTTTCCGTTGCAAATACGCTTTATATGTCTCTTCACGATGTTTCATATCCGCTTTATATTTTTTAACACTTTTCACATAGGAAGTAATCGAAAATATTATCGTGACAATGGTAATCGATAGCATCACGATGATGTAAACCCCTCTAGGTTGAATTAGTGAAATAACAATCAGTGCTACAACCATTACTATTGGAGGTACGATCGTTCTTGCCAATTGTTCACTAGGCTTTGAAGGCTTATGTGCTGGTTTAGCAATCGTTCGATCTTCTTCAGGTTCCCGATAAATAATTCTAGGTGAACGATGATAATCTGGATACTCCCCGCTGTAAGGAGTAGTCACTTCTACCAATTCCACAAGCTTACTTGTAAAATCAAGATGTGATGTCATCACTTGTAATTCCTTTTCACCTACGCAAAACATCGTTCCAGCAACAAATAATTGGTCTCCAGGACATACGACTGCTTGCTTTTCAACAGCCTTAAAGTTATGAAAAATGGTTGCACCATTATTTTCTAGCTGAAAAGTAAACCCATTTTCCTGTCTGTGCAAGACGAAATCAACAGACGAATTAGGTAGCATAATATCGTCATATGAATGCGTGCCAACCGTTATTGTTTCTGCACCTGCAGCGTCATAGAATCTGGTTTCTTCCCTATGTAACAAATATAATTCCAACAGATGATCCGCTTCAGGGAGAGACAGTTGTTTTTCTAATTTCGCTTCCCCAATAAAAGCCTCGTTGCCATTCCACATTAGTTTATGTGTTTGCTCTAAGTTGGAAAAAGTTATATTATCTGACCAGCTATTACCAATTATCATTTCCTTTTTTTCTTGATCTGGTAAATGGCATTTATGCAATTGATTATCATAAGTGACCATGAGTATTTTGTTTGCCATTACGTTTCTCCCTCTCTAAAACGTTACAATATAAAATATGTGGACAGTTTCTGGACGCCAATGTTTATACCACGCAAGATACACGGCGCTTGATGTCATACCTGTAATGAGCGTGTGTATCGATGAAGCAACACGAAAGATTAATTTAATAGATGGCTAAAAAGCTATTTTTCCTTTTCTTTATCACCACTATCTTCTTTCTTTTTATTGTCCTCATTTGATTGCGCTTCTTGTTCTGTTTGGTTAGTATCTTCCGCCTCTGACTCACTTGCCGGTACTATTTCTTCATCCTCGTCTTGTAAATCAAACTCCTCACGGTACTGTTCTAATTCATCTTGTAACTTTTTAACAGTCTTTTCTCTCTCTGATCCTGTTAAGTCTGGATTGTTTTTAGCTTCCTCTATCTTTTGAATAAGTCCGTGTATAATTAAGACAGGGTCATCAATGTACTTGGCCTTTTCAAGCGATGTATCAAATTCTCCCCTGCCATTGTAAATCCAATAGGTTAAGTAATCAGGATCACTTTTCAAACTGACATTTTTTAAAATAACTTCCTTCTCTGCATCAGGTAAGTTTTCCACGTTAATATAGGAATGAGCTAAAATATACATCGTTTGAATCGGTAGCTTTTCTGGATCTTCCCCCTCTAAAGTGGAAATAACATCGCCATAGGAAGAAGCCAAATACTCACCGTGAGCTTCTAATAGATTATCTTGGTAAGGTGCTTTTATAATGCCGTAATAAATGACGGGAACGGTTAACAATACGGAAACGATAATCATAATAATGGAAAGTTGCTTAAATAAACGAAAGCGTTTCGTTGGTACAACTGTCATCGTTTGTTCTGTTTTGACTTGTTCTTCCTGATAACTTTTATACAATAAATCTTTGAGCTCTGCTAAGTCGGCTACTTCACTTACCTGTCGTTGAAATTCGGTTTCCGTTGCATTTTGTAACGACCCATGATAAAGCTGATCAAAATTAAATTTTTTAGAGAATAAAGCGATCACATAGCATTTTAATTGTTTTAAAAAATCTGCTTCATCCCATTCATAAGGTGGTACAAGCTTGCGAATCCCTCGATAGATAACAACAGGCATCAGATTATCATTAACCATCAGGTTATCAGGATGAAGAACAAAGGTTATCCTCGTGTTCAAAATAGGCTCTAATTGAAACATGTTGCACAGTAATCGTAATTTTTCATTTCTATGTAATTGCAGTAGTTGATCCCAGTTTTTCCATCTAGGCTCTAACTTAAATGTAAATTGAAATGCATCTTTTTCTTCCTCTATAGTGAGCGGGGCAAAAAAATCAGAAGGATGTAACATGATATCCATTTGGCGAACATCATGTACAGCGGTTTGTGATTTCGGTAAACGCATTTTCCAATTAGTTTGATCCATTTCAAATTGCAATGTGAGGTTTTCAAATTCGATTGTTTTTTCCTTCATTTCCCATTAACTCCTTTGTCCTCCAGTAAAAATGCATATTCCGCTTACAACACGACATATTGTGTCAAGCTCGATCATTTTAGCCATATGTTTCTTGTTATTGAACAACTAATATATCTCCATCTGTAACAGGGTAATTGACGATATAATCATCATCTGCAATGAACAGTTTCTTCGTGGTAACTTTGATGGCATAGTAAGAATGCTCTGGTAGCGTAATATGTAGGGCATCTGTTACATAATAGAGTAATTGTTTTACCGTTAATTGTGTGGGGATACGGAGGTCGTAAACTCCGCATCCAATGTTGTTAAAATCCATTGTCACATTAATATGGGTATCTTGTGCCATTTGTTATTTCTCCTAATTTAACATTTTTTGCATCATTACATAGATTCCACCACATAAAAGTAAAGCAAAACCTGTTAACACATATAACCATGTATTACTAGATTGGCTTGTCTCTGCTATCTGATCTTTATTCGGCTTCGAGGTAGATGCGGCAATCTCTTCATAATCTTTCGTGAACAGGTCGTCTTTAACGGAATCCAATGTCTTATTTGTTTGCACATCCTTTGCAAAGAGATCTGACTCCAGTTCTTCTAAAGACTGCTGCTGCTCCGCTTTCTTTTCAGCAATGATTTTAGATGTTTCTTCTGTAAATAGTGTAGGGAAAATCTTTTCTAACTCTGTTTCCTGGTTAACTGTATTTTTCTTATCATCTTCCACAATACGGTCAATTTTCATTTCTAAGTCTCCATCACTATCGGCACTAGCCGCTGGTGTTTGGTATCCCCAAACAACCAGCACGCTAATAACAAGTGTGAGGGTCGCTTTAACTAGCCTCTGCTTCTTTTTCATTGCCCACATCCCCTTTTTGTGTTGAGCGATGTACAACAAACAAATTGGCTAAAGCACCTACTATTACAACACCAATCATAATAAAGATGGACGCGGAGTAATTAGCTTCTCCTTGTACAACACGAAACAAAAGGGTTTCAACATATTGCAGTGGCGAGAATTCTTTCCACGTCTCCATTCCTTTTATACCTGTTCCAAAAGCATTTGTTAAGAACAGATATAGACTGAGCACCACTAAAAGTATAAACATACCAATCATTTTAACTTGTCTTAATAAATAAGTGGAAAAAAGTAACATTCCCGTAATTAATAAGACAATAAGCGTTGTAAGCATTAACATATCACTATCAGCAATTTCCATTGTATAACTAGATACAACACCAATCACAATACCTTCTAATACGCCAATACCAATCGTTATAAGTGTAATTGGTATGTTCAGGCTCATTATTGTTTTTCCTTCCGAAAATGGATCTCTCTCCATACGCTTCTGGTTTATTGTTGAAATAACATAGGCTGTAAACAAGACAACAATGAAACAGATTAACACAAGATAGTATGGTGTAAATGAATCACTGGATGTAATCGTTCCTTCATTACTTGTTTGAACTGGATTGGATAAGAAATCATATAAGTCTTCATTTTGCCTGTCACCAATACGACTATTTGCTAATACACCAGTGAAGTTCTCGGCAAAATTCTCATCATCCATTAATTTATTTGTCATATTTTCTGACAACGTTTCTACTTGTTGAACAATATCATCGCCACTTTCTTGAATCGTCGTCGCTTGCTCATTAATACTATCGAAAGTATCATAAACTACATCACCTTCATTTACATTTCTCTGTGCTTGCTCCGACAAAGATTGACTAGCTGATAGTAGTGGCTGAAAGCTGTCATCCAAGGAAACGATGGCAGACTGCTCTTCATCTTCTTTTGTTTGAATTTGTTCTTGAGATTCCAGTAAGTTCAAGCTTTTCTCTCGCCAAGCTTCTACATTACTTAAAGTTGTTTCAAGACTTTTATTCAAGACCCTAGCCCTTTCAGCAGTTTCATCTATTTTATTCACTAAAGCATCCGCATTGCTGTTCATTAATGCAACTTTCTCTTCATGAATTTCTATTTGAGCTTGTAATTGTTCCCATGGAGTGCGGATTTCTTTAGCCACTTCATCACTAATTTGTAAGACTATATAGTCTTTGATTAAACCAGGAACATCTTTTTTATTAAAAAGATAATATAACGAATCTTTAGTAGCTAATTCTTTTAAAGGTTTACCTTTAATTTGTTCCGGTAAATTCGCCCCCCCCATATGCAAACCAAAATAACTTTCGTAGGTTGAGAATAGTTTTTGGTAAGGGGTTACCGTGTTCGTTACAGCTTTAATTAATTGATTCGTCGCTTTATCCATTCCTTCCATCGGAGTCATAATTTCATGGTTAATGCGATTATTAATGACTTTAACTCTTTTGGTTGCTGGTTTTAGCTTCTCAAGCGGGACACTATCTTCTTCGTCCGATGGTTCATCCTCATCTGAGACATCCCCGCCCCCTGGCTCGTCCGGATTATTATTTCCAGGTGTTTCTCCATCCTCACCTAAACTTCCACCTTCTTCAGAATCGCTCTGTTCATCGCTTCCCTCAGACTTTTCTTCTGAAGTTGGTTTTTGCTTCGCTTTATTATCTGAAGTGTCAACATTTTTTCCTTGTTGCTCCACCTCTACCTCTGCATTCGCAACAAGTGGTGTTTCTGCTGTTTCAATTTGGGCTGTTTCAGGAACATCTACATTATTAATATCTTTTTGATGAAGCTTCCACTTCCAAGGAATTGGTTGGAATATGTCTATATTTGAATTTTTATCACGCAACCGTAGTGTAACCTGAACGGTAAATACACCTTCTTCATTCGCTGGAAGAATAATTTCACCATCATAATATTCTCTTGTATAATCTTCTTCGCCAATACCAGGAATGGTAAGATGTAAGTTTTCCACATTATATTTTTCGAGAATACGCTTTGGTATTTTTAATTTGAATGTTTGTGCTGATTTTTTATTTTTTGGCAACTTGACGGAATCAGACATCGTCATCCCTGAAGTATGCAACTTTTCTTTTAGTTTGTTTATCTTATATGATAGGAGTTTGGTTGGGTCACCACCCGGGTTAAGATTTTCATCTTTGCCTAAGCCGTCTTCATTCATATATTTTTCTGTTACCGCAATAACATTTCTAATTTCCTTGATTGTCCGCTTTGGCAAACCGACTTCTTCAAAGTCCTCCATATCCATTGAAGGTAATCTTCTTATGTGCTTATGAATATTGTCTTTTGCATGAACAGCTGGCTTTTTTAAAAGCATATTTACCAGTTGATCATCTTTACCCAGCTTATTGGTAAGTAGTCCATCTAAACGATCTGAAATTACCCCAGTAAAACCGCCCCAATATTCTGGGTTTATTCGTTTTTCAATATCATTATACGTTTTCTGGACTTGCGTTAATGAATCATCTAAATGCTTCCTTAATACATTCGCTCTTGTTGCAATATTACCCCCGGGATTACTTTTATACATTACAGAATTCACAGGTGGTTTAATTTCTTCCATACCGCCGTTATTCTGTAATTGTTCATTAATCAATTTATTTGCCAACTGTAAACGTTCCAACTCTTGTTCTACTTCCTGTTGCTTTAAGGAGCGATCAAATTCATTTAAAGTTTGATAGAATTCGAGAATTTGCGTATTATTTTGCTCTTTTAATTTTTTAACATCATGAACAGATGACAAATAATCTTCATCCAGTTCTGCATCATCTAACAGCTCTTTTTCAAAGTTATTCATTATTTCCTGAAAGCCTTGAAAGCTATCCTTCGATACCTCTGTGCTATCTTTTATCGTGCTAAATTGATTGGTATAATTATCTAAAGGATTATACACTTCACTGCTCATAGTGTTTGTAAATACGGCTTGTTTTTCAATAATGCCACCAATATTATCCTGCGCATTCTGCAGATTTCCGACAATACTTGCAAAATAAACGTCAATAATCCTACGATTAAATTGATTAAGAATATTACTGGCTGTTTTTTCTGCTTCCGCTTTTATTTGCTCATTATCCGTTGCGTTAATCTTATAATTTAAAACGACTTGGTCTGGCGATTCCGAATCAATAGATAGCGCTTTTTCGGAAAAATCATTAGGAATCACAATCATCATGTCATATGTACCACGTTTTAAGCCACTTTCTGCTACCCCGCGGCTAACTACAAACCACTCATGATTGTCTTCATTGTTCACCCCTTGGACGAAAGCCTCTCCAAAAGCTAGTTCTTGTCCATTTAAGATAGACCCCTCATCTTCATTAACAAGCGCTACAGCCATTGCTTTATTTGATTCTGATTCATCCTTTTCTGTTTGTTCTTGTTGACTTAAAGCAAGATAGGATAAGCCTGATGCTAAGATAACGATTAATACTAAAAACAGGAACCAGCGTTTATCCAATTTTTTCATAACAAACAGCTCCTAGAAGTTTCACAATTTATTTTGTTACATGAATCACTAATCGCAAAATCTTGTTCGTTTTTTTATACTATCTTTCCAAAACAGAAGCTGCACAACTTAAGCCGTGCAGCTCTCATAATGAGTCACGAAACGTTGTTTACGACAATTTTTCGCTCATATATAAGCCTTATCTAAGTCCAAAATTTTGGGACAATGCTTCGTCTTGTTGTGCAACAGCCTCAGCAGTTTTTGTTAATTGCATCTCAATTTCTTTCATTAAATGAGCAAAATCTTGCACTTTAGGCTTCAATTCGCGGAATTGATCATCAAAGCGTTCGAAAGCACGACCTTCCCATTCACCGCGCAGCTCCTCTTGTAGGTTTGATAGATCTCTTAGAATTTGTTCAATTTGATCAGAACTCGCCCCATACCGTTTTGCTTTTGCCTGTAGCTGTTCAGGCGTCATACGAATTTGTCCTGCCACTACATCTCATCTCCCTTTGTTAATTTACTTTAGAGGCAAAATTAAATTAGTGAACCTCTTTCTACAAGACTAATCAACCGAATTTTCTATGTCAATTGACTATATGCATTTTTTGGATAATTGATAATAAAGACCCATTTTATACAGAATGTACATTTTTCACATGGTAAAAATAGGAAATAAGTACCTCGTCCAAAACAGGACTAATGTCCCGATATAATGTTTACTCCATTAAATGCTCAACTGAAGAGAGCTGATTCATGTAATAGAATCAGCTCTAAACCTCTCCTATAAAAGCACCTTCGAATAGTACGCAAAAATAACGAATAATCTACCAAAAGAAAAATGGTAATATGGCTAATGATGCAATTGCACCTAAAGCAACACCGTAGCCGAATCCATATCCAAATCCATAAAAACCAAAACCAAAGCCTCCCAGTCCACGTCCTCTATCTAACGGCCTCATGTAAACTCGGTTTGGGCTCACTTTTTCAATGATACCTCGATGAACTTTCCCGCAATGTGTTTTAATCTCTACGGCCTTTCCCATATGACGTTGACATAATGAATAATAATGCGAACCTGACATATAAATTTCACCCCCAATGTATAAGTCAGATACAACATCATATGAGATAGTAATTAGCCCTGTAAAAGACAAATTACTCAGGTAATCAGCGGAAAATTAATGTTAAAAAGTTTCCTTTAGCAAAATTCAGCTTGTCGTCCAGTCTTAAGGCGTAAGCTATTTTTCTTATACTACAAACCTTAAAAAATTTTTTGGCTTTCCTAGAGTGTAAAAAATTGTAGGGATATTAGTATGTATAGCGCCATTTAACGAAATTTCTTTCAAATAAATTCAAGCATAATAGGTGATCACCCATATCATTTCCATT
It encodes:
- the esaA gene encoding type VII secretion protein EsaA; the encoded protein is MKKLDKRWFLFLVLIVILASGLSYLALSQQEQTEKDESESNKAMAVALVNEDEGSILNGQELAFGEAFVQGVNNEDNHEWFVVSRGVAESGLKRGTYDMMIVIPNDFSEKALSIDSESPDQVVLNYKINATDNEQIKAEAEKTASNILNQFNRRIIDVYFASIVGNLQNAQDNIGGIIEKQAVFTNTMSSEVYNPLDNYTNQFSTIKDSTEVSKDSFQGFQEIMNNFEKELLDDAELDEDYLSSVHDVKKLKEQNNTQILEFYQTLNEFDRSLKQQEVEQELERLQLANKLINEQLQNNGGMEEIKPPVNSVMYKSNPGGNIATRANVLRKHLDDSLTQVQKTYNDIEKRINPEYWGGFTGVISDRLDGLLTNKLGKDDQLVNMLLKKPAVHAKDNIHKHIRRLPSMDMEDFEEVGLPKRTIKEIRNVIAVTEKYMNEDGLGKDENLNPGGDPTKLLSYKINKLKEKLHTSGMTMSDSVKLPKNKKSAQTFKLKIPKRILEKYNVENLHLTIPGIGEEDYTREYYDGEIILPANEEGVFTVQVTLRLRDKNSNIDIFQPIPWKWKLHQKDINNVDVPETAQIETAETPLVANAEVEVEQQGKNVDTSDNKAKQKPTSEEKSEGSDEQSDSEEGGSLGEDGETPGNNNPDEPGGGDVSDEDEPSDEEDSVPLEKLKPATKRVKVINNRINHEIMTPMEGMDKATNQLIKAVTNTVTPYQKLFSTYESYFGLHMGGANLPEQIKGKPLKELATKDSLYYLFNKKDVPGLIKDYIVLQISDEVAKEIRTPWEQLQAQIEIHEEKVALMNSNADALVNKIDETAERARVLNKSLETTLSNVEAWREKSLNLLESQEQIQTKEDEEQSAIVSLDDSFQPLLSASQSLSEQAQRNVNEGDVVYDTFDSINEQATTIQESGDDIVQQVETLSENMTNKLMDDENFAENFTGVLANSRIGDRQNEDLYDFLSNPVQTSNEGTITSSDSFTPYYLVLICFIVVLFTAYVISTINQKRMERDPFSEGKTIMSLNIPITLITIGIGVLEGIVIGVVSSYTMEIADSDMLMLTTLIVLLITGMLLFSTYLLRQVKMIGMFILLVVLSLYLFLTNAFGTGIKGMETWKEFSPLQYVETLLFRVVQGEANYSASIFIMIGVVIVGALANLFVVHRSTQKGDVGNEKEAEAS
- the essA gene encoding type VII secretion protein EssA, with amino-acid sequence MKKKQRLVKATLTLVISVLVVWGYQTPAASADSDGDLEMKIDRIVEDDKKNTVNQETELEKIFPTLFTEETSKIIAEKKAEQQQSLEELESDLFAKDVQTNKTLDSVKDDLFTKDYEEIAASTSKPNKDQIAETSQSSNTWLYVLTGFALLLCGGIYVMMQKMLN
- a CDS encoding WXG100 family type VII secretion target, which gives rise to MAGQIRMTPEQLQAKAKRYGASSDQIEQILRDLSNLQEELRGEWEGRAFERFDDQFRELKPKVQDFAHLMKEIEMQLTKTAEAVAQQDEALSQNFGLR